A single window of Gambusia affinis linkage group LG18, SWU_Gaff_1.0, whole genome shotgun sequence DNA harbors:
- the emc4 gene encoding ER membrane protein complex subunit 4, whose protein sequence is MASPQGGGALSTRGGSGARRMKWALELSVGNTRSRGDRQGGQGDVVYPIGYSEKPVPDTSIQETDKNLVEKRCWDVALGPLKQIPMNLFIMYMSGNTISIFPIMMVCMMAWRPIQALMSMSATFKLLESSSQQWLQGLVYLIGNLLGAALAIYKCQSMGLLPTHSSDWLAFIEPPQRMEIMGGGMVL, encoded by the exons ATGGCGTCTCCTcaaggaggaggagctttgtccacAAGAGGAGGCAGCGGAGCCCGAAGGATGAAGTGGGCCCTTGAGCTCAGTGTGGGAAACACAAG GAGCCGCGGTGACCGACAAGGCGGTCAGGGCGATGTCGTTTACCCCATCGGCTACTCAGAGAAGCCCGTTCCCGACACCAGCATCCAGGAGACCGACAAGAACCTGGTGGAGAAG CGCTGCTGGGACGTGGCCCTCGGGCCCCTGAAGCAGATTCCCATGAACCTGTTCATCATGTACATGTCTGGCAACACCATCTCCATCTTCCCCATCATGATGGTCTGCATGATGGCCTGGAGGCCCATACAGGCTCTCATGTCGATGTCAGCAA CCTTCAAGCTGTTGGAGAGCTCCAGTCAGCAGTGGCTACAGGGGCTCGTCTACCTGATCGGTAACCTTCTAGGAGCGGCGTTGGCCATTTATAAGTGTCAGTCAATGGGGTTGCTTCCGACACACTCGTCCGATTGGCTGGCTTTCATCGAGCCGCCGCAG AGGATGGAGATCATGGGCGGAGGGATGGTGTTGTGA